A region of the Salvia splendens isolate huo1 chromosome 11, SspV2, whole genome shotgun sequence genome:
tttagaaaaaataattcGATTTTTGATTCTATGTGAATTAGGCCAAAATTCAAAGCAAAATCCAAATGTTTATCTAACAAATATATCTTGAGTATGTTTTGCTTTGGCTAGATGGTTAATATAAGTATAAACACTATGCGACCTAAAATCTTAAATTGATATTGACGCCTAATATCATActataatttttcaaaaatttatatttttttacaaaCTTTAAGCTTAACATATAGTATCACGAACTTAAATAGTTATTGATTTTTTTCCTACAAGAGACAAAATTCAACTACATTAAAACGAGATGAATAACCATATCTGACTCCTAATTTTAAGACTTTATAATCACATAACTATCATTTTTCAGTGATAACTAAATCTTACTGGGTAATGTTAATAACAAATGAATTGTAACCGGATTTTGCAGGCGGGAGAAATTCAACACTATTCAATTTTGTAACattatatatcaaatttaaaatttattttttttaataaaaaaatcgtAATATTAGTCGCAAATATCCTAATTTTATATAGCCGGCCATTATTTTCTACCGTTTATATGCGCTTATAATTTCTTTCTTCACCCTTTTCATCTTACCAGCCACCCAAAACCTAAAATTTATTCGCAAATGTTTTTAACAGTTACATGGGCATTTAAAAGAGGCCCATGTGATACATAGAATTGATGGGTCAAATGTTGAAGGTCCATTATTTTTTGTGGCAGTCAAACTACTAAAATGCAACCACGAGCCTAGTAGCGCCATCCGCATCCCGAAACCCGCTCTGGCTCATGCCCTGGCTCGCAACCCGTGTCGTTATGATTTTGGAGACGTGCGTTATTATTTGTATTCAGTCTCATTTTCAACCACTTATTTTGTCGTCTTTCATTCTAAATGCTTCAATTTCTCGATTCGCACTTAACTTGAACGTTGTATTGATTTCTATTTGATTGcctttttttgtgtgtttttcgATCATTTTATTCGCTTTAATTTTACCCTTTCTTATTTGACGTCAGTGTGTAATCCTAATAGAGAACGTTATAAATTTTTCCACACTCATCATACTTTGTTGCTTGTCTTTTTGTCATTTATAAAATACCACTCTCTCCGTCTCATCTAATTTGAGTCGTATtactttttgggatgtcccaactaagttgagtcattttcctttttgacaaaaaacaaaacatctaatcaatcttactttattccaccacttactttactttctctttatcttttatactttattcttctctcttactttttaacacaatttcttaatcctCGTGCACAAAAGTTTTaattcaacttagttggaacggaGGGATTACTAATAATTTGTGAATAAGCTGTAGCCATATCATTAGTTTGTTGATGTCTTAGACTATTTGAAGACATATTAGCGATGGCCgaaaaatttattttggactatTATGTAGTAGTCCAAATTTGGGAATTGATCTCAAATCAATGATGCGATGTATACACGAAATGTTTTTTAAATGTACAACTTTGGGAATTAGATTTCAAAATTTAGTTATGTTAAAATAGTCTCATGATTTGATCTTTATGATGTTCATCCGCCCCTAAAATATTGTTCACTTTACTTTATTTCCCATTTTTGGTAATTGGATCTACTAACTaattatactcacattttattataaaattaatatataaatataggacatacattccactaaattttttttctctcacttttcttcatatttcttaaaatctgtgttgAGTCAAACATGAACTATATTAGCGGAcagaagaaataatattattataacatAAAACCAATcttaacaaattaaaaaataattaaaataccaATCTCaacaaattcaaaaataattaaaatacagtACTCATTTAACATTTTAACTTATTCAATTGTTAAAATAGTGTAAAATTACAGTAGTCATCGACGGTCCATGTCTCTCCCTCTCACTCTATAGAATCCGCCCAAGTCCAACTCTGACTCTGACAGATTAATAACTGAATTCGAAATCCCAAATTTTCCCTCGCATTTCAAATTCTCAACAGAATTTGTAACTTCCTCCTTTCTCTAAATTCAACTGCAGTTATCTCTCTCACACCTCCTTCCTTCTCCACAAATTCATTTCGAAATTCGCTTACACACTTCTGCAAAAAATATCTCCCAATTCTCGACTTCTTGGATTCCGAAATGACGGATGAAAAGAAACCCGCTGAACCGCCTGCTCCGATCGATCCAAAACCGCCTGCTCCGGTCGATTCAACTCCGCCAGCTCCGGTTGATCCAACACCGCCTGATCCGATAGATCCAACCCCTCCTGCTCCGGTCGATCAAACGCCTCCTGCTCCGGTTTATATAACCCCTCCTGCTCCGGTCGATCAAACCCCTCCTGTTCCAGTCGATTCAACACCACCTGCTCCGGTCGATTCAACCCCGCCTGCTCCGATTGATCCAACCCCGCCTTCGCCGGTCGATCAAACGCCCCCTGCTCCGGTTGATATAACCCCTCCTGCTCCGGTCGATCAAACCCCTCCTGCTCCGGTCGATTCAACACCACCTGCTCCGGTCGATTCAACACCACCTGCTCCGGTCGATTCAACCCCTCCTGCTCCGGTCGATTCAACCCCGCCTGCTCCGATTGATCCAACCCCGCCTTCGCCGGTCGATCAAACGCCCCCTGCTCCGGTTGATATAACCCCCCCTGCTCCGGTCGATCAAACCCCTCCTGCTCCGGTCGATTCAACAGCACCTGCTCCGGTCGATTCAACAGCACCTGCTCCGGTCGATTCAACAGCACCTGCTCCGGTCGATTCAACACCACCTGCTCCGGTCGATTCAACCCCTCCTGCTCCGGTCGATTCATCCCCTCCTGCTCCGGTCGATTCAACCCCGCCTGCTCCGATTGATCCAACCCCACCTTCGCCGGTCGATCAAACGCCCCCTGCTCCGGTTGATATAACCCCTCCTGCTCCGGTCGATTCAACACCACCTGCTCCGGTCGATTCAACCCCTCCTGCTCCGGTCGATCAAACCCCTCCTGCTCCGGTTGATATAACCCCTCCTGCTCCGGTCGATCAAATCCTTCCTGTTCCGGTCGATTCAACACTGCCTGCTCCGGTCGATTCAACACCTCCTACTCCGGTCGATTCAACGCCTACTGCTCCGGTCGATCAAACGCCTCCTGCTCCGGTCGATTCAACGCCTCCTGCTCCGGTCGATCAAACGCCTCCTGCTCCGGTTGATATAACCTCTCCTGCTTCGGTCGATCAAACCCCTCCTGCTCCGATTGATCCAACCCCACCTTCTCCGGTAGATCAAACGCCTACTGCTCCGGTCGATCAAACCCCTCCTGCTCCCATTGATCCAACCCTGCCTTCTCCGGTCGATCAAACGCCTCCTGCTCCGGTCGATCAAACCCTGCCTTCTCCGGTCGATCAAACCCCTCCTGCTCCGGTCGATAAAACCCCGCCTGCTTCGGTCGATAAAATCCCGCCTCCCGAGGAGAAAGTGACTGCACAGGAATTTCGCGACGCGCTCTACAACTTACCGTGGAGTTCGATTTTCGCTCCCTATCCTCATATTGAATATCAAGGAGGAACGAATTTCACAGTGGGTTGTGAGTTTTCGTCCACTGATAGCAGTAGTAGTGAAGATGATGAGAGTGCTCATCTCCCAGTAAGCCGCTtaatcttgttttcttgatttctgattttgcaTATATCTGTTTAATCGTGTCTTTCCTTCTATTTGGAAGCAGTTATGTGAGACCGGGCCTTCAACTCCGGTTCTTTCACCTCCggaaggggctgtagaagaaaGTCTTGTTTACGCAGTAAGCCTCTtaatcttgttttcttgattttccAATTTTGTACATATCTTTTAATTGCgtctttcctttttttggaaGCGGTTATGTGAGACCGGGCTTTTATCTCCGGTTGTTTCACCTCGGGAAGGGGCCGTAGCAAAAAATATACCCGATCATGTAATAGTCCCTTTTCTTGACTATTCATACTTGATTTggtgtttcttgttttcttgactTCTGTTTTTACATATATCTGTTGTGTCTTTCCTTTTATTTGGAAGCAGATATCTGAGACCGGTTCTTCATCTCCGATTCTTTCACCTCCGGAAGGGGCCTTAGAAGAAAATCTACCTGATCATGTAATTAGCCCTTTTCTTGACTACTCATACTTGATTTGGagtttcttgttttcttgactTCTGATTTATATATGTCTATTTAATTGTGTCTTTCCTATTATTTGGAAGCAGAAATGTGAGGCCGCGCCTTCATCTCGGGTTCTTTCACCTCCGGAAGGGGCCGTAGCAGAAAATATATCCGATCATGTAATAGTCCTTTTACTTGACTACTCTTACTTGATTTGGTGTTTCTTGTTTTTTTGACATCTGATTTTACATATATCGGTTGTGTCTTTCCGATTATTTGGAAGCAGAAATGTGAGGCCGTGCCTTCATCTCCGGTTCTTTCACCTCCAGAAGGGGCCGTAGCAGAAAAGCTATCCGATCATGTAACAGTCCCTTTTCTTGACTACTCTTACTTGATTTGGTGTTTCTTGACTTCTCATTTTACATATATCTGTTGTGTCTTTCCTATTATTTGGAAGCAGAAATGTGAGGCTGCGCCTTCATCTCCGGTTCTTTCACCTCCGGAAGGGGCCGTAGCAGAAAAGCTATCCGATCATGTAACAGTCCCTTTTCTTGACTACTCTTACTTGATTTGGTGTTTCTTAGTTTTCTTGACTTCTGATTTTTACATATATCTGTTGtgtctttctttttatttggaAGTAGATATCGGAGACCGGGTCTTCACCTTCGATTTGTTCACCTCTGGAAGTGGCCGTGGCAGAAAATCTATCCGATCATGTACCAGTCCTTTTACTTGACTACTCTTACTTGATTTggtgtttcttgttttcttgactTCTGATTTTACATATATCTGCGGTGTCTTTCCTATTATTTGGAAGCAGGAATGTGAGGCCGCGCCTTCATCTCTGGTTCTTTCACCTCCGGAAGGGGCCGTAGCAGAAAAGCTGTCCGATCATGTAACAGTCCCTTTTCTTGACTACTCTTACTTGATTTGGTGTTTCTTAGTTTTTTTGACTTCTGATTTTACATATATCTGTTGTGTCTTTCCTTTTATTTCGAAGCAGATATCGGAGACCGGGTCTTCACCTTCGATTTGTTCACCTCTGGAAGTGGCCGTGGCAGAAAATCTATCCGATCATGTACCCGTCCTTTTACTTGACTACTCTTACTTGATTTggtgtttcttgttttcttgactTCTGATTTTACATATATCTGCTGTGTCTTTCCTATTATTTGGAAGCAGGAATGTGAGGCCGCGCCTTCATCTCTGGTTCTTTCACCTCCGGAAGGGGCCGTAGCAGAAAAGCTGTCCGATCATGTAACAGTCCCTTTTCTTGACTACTCTTACTTGATTTGGTGTTTCTTAGTTTTTTTGACTTCTGATTTTACATATATCTGTTGTGTCTTTCCTTTTATTTCGAAGCAGATATCGGAGACCGGGTCTTCATATCCTGTTCTTTCACCTCCGGAAGGGGCCGTAGCAGAAAATCTATCCGATCATGTACTCGTCCTTTTTCTTGACTACTATACTTGATTTGGTGTTTCTTGTTGTCTTGACTTCTGATTTTACATATATCTGTTGTgtctttcattttatttggaagCAGATATCTGAGACCGGGTCTTCATCTCCGATTGTTTCACCTCCGGAAGGGGCCATAGCAGAAAATCTACCTGATCATGTAATAGTCCCTTTTCTTGACTACTCTTACTTGATTTGGTGttccttgttttcttgatttctgATTTTACATGTctgtttaattgtgtgtttccTTTTATTTGGAAGCAGAAATGTGAGACTGCGCCTTCATCTCCAGTTCTTTCACCTCCAGAAGGGGCCATAGCAGAAAATCTATCCGATCATGTAATAGTCCTTTTACTTGATTACTCTTACTCGATTTggtgtttcttgttttcttgactTCTGATTTTACATATATCTGTTGTGTCTTTCCTTTTATTTGGAAGCAGTTATCTGCGGTTGGGGCTTCATCTCCGGTTCTTTCACCTTCGCTATTGGACGTAGCAGATAATCTACATGTAATAGTCCCCTATCTTGACTACTCTACTTGATTTggtgtttcttgttttcttgactTCTGATTTTATATATATCTGTTTATTTGTGGCTTTCCTTTTATTTGGAAGCCGTTATGGGAGTGCGTGCCTCCACCTCCAGTTCTTTCACCTCTGGAAGGGAAGGTAGCAGAAAATCCACTTGATCATGTAATAATCTCTTTTCTTGACTACTCATACCTGATTTGGTGTTTCCTTTTTGGGGGGTTTCCAAAATAATTATGTGTGAAATTGATTTGCCTGTCCAGGAAGCTATTGAAGCTGCATTCAGAGGTCATCCTCGCCTGCTTATGAAGCAGAAAATCGCTGGTTTCGATGAAACAGTAACCTACTAATCCTAATTCTTGATTAGTGTTACCCTTAATATAGGGTTTATTTGGTTTTATGAGATTAATGGTGATGCATCACATTACATTGCCTTCCAGGGTGATTCGGATTTTGATCCAGACGATACAGTAGTAAGCAAATTAACCTTGTTTCTTGAGTAATATTAACCCCAATATTGGTGTttatataagaaaaataaactGATTTCCTGCCAGAATGATTGGGAAGATGATGATAGATTGGATCGACCTGTGTTCTCTCCGCGTTACATGAATACAGTAAGCCATTTTGTGATGTAATATTAACCCAATATGGTGTTTGTCGGTTATTagttgtaaataattatgtgtaTTATTGACAGGGAGCTGGACTGGTGAATTTAAAGAATACATGCTTCATGAATTCGGTTTTGCAATGCTTGGTGCATACTGTACTATTTTTTGAGGGCATTATTTACCAAAGAAACTCATTGCTGTGCGTTTGTAAGTATATTCGATGCTACTTTAGTGTAATTTCCTTGGTGGATGAGTTATTGGCGATCAACTTTTAATGTTTTTGAACATCAACTGCAGGTCCCAATAAAACGTTCTGTCTGAAGTGCAGCCTCGAAGAGCTATTTCGATCACTTACTTCGGGAATGACATATTATAGGCCAGAGACACTAGCTCAGAATTTAAGCCGTATCACTTTTTTAACGCATACTTAGATATGCAGAGTTTCAATAAATGAAACTCAAGCTCAATCTTGAGCTCGAATATCATTTGCTTTCAAGATTTGTTTTTTTGAACTGTGAATAAAATTGGCTATCATTTGTTCAAGTTTGTGGCTTTTGAATTGTGTGTAGCAGAGATTTACAGATTAATGTGCACGTTTATTCATGCAATTCTGTTAATTGTTTTCTCAATGATTCTTTGACTCACCTGCTAGACATTTCACCTACCTTCAAAGTGGGTCAACAGGAGGATGCTCATGAATACCTTTTGAAGTTATGGAATAAACTAATGGAGTGTGACAAGTATCTTGACGATAAGGATAATGAACATAAAATCTTTGTCGCACGACTGTTTCGTGGCCGTCTTGTCAACAAGGTGATATCAGTATTCTTCACCTTTTTTGTTTGTGACATGCACAGTTTTCCTCAATGGCGCGGAACACATTTccatgaagctgaaatttacattGCTCTGTTACCTGCAGGTCATGTGTTCATGTGGTAAGATTTCTAGTAAGACAGAGGATGCATGGGATCTGCAATTACCTATTGAGAATTCGGACACTCTCATCGGTGCTCTGCAAACTTATATACTAACAGTAGTGCCTGACTTTCGCTGTGAAAATTGTGGGAATGAAGGTATAGTACAGAAAATTGATCTGGATCAGCTTCCACCTGTTGTCACGTTTCACCTGAAGAGGTTTGACAGATTGAACAACAAAATCAAAAAGCATGTGTCGTTTCCACCTAAGTTGGACTTGAAACCTTTCACTCGTACTAAAGTGACTTTTTCCTTCCCTAGTATACTGAAAGTGAGTTTTCTTTTAGTTTATTTATCCCAACAAACAAAGGCATGGTCTTTTTATTGTTCTGGTGTTTATTCTTAAGTTTCAATGTCTTTTTTGCTGGTTTTGCAGTTTCCTTATGACTACGAGCTCTATGCTATTTTAGTGCATGAAGGGGAGACACCGACCGCAGGTCATTACTACAGCTTTATTCGCTTAAACTCCAATGAGTGGTACAGATATGAGGATTCACAAGTAATGCACTGAAACCTCTTTATCATACTTGTGTTATTTTGATTTGTAAATTTATCTATTTAATAGCTGAGTATTCTACTTGTGTAGGTTACAGCTGTAGATGAAGAAGAAGTTTTCAAGCAGATGGCTTATATTCTTTTCTATGCTCCGGGCGGCGAGACTAACTTTACAGATGCCGTTCTAGCTCTGCAATCATCGGAAGGATTTACTCCTTTTGAGCATGCACAGGGTGATGAAGTAGGCAGATCAAAGAAAGCTGGTAAAGGTGCAACAAAAAAAGCTGCTGATAGAGATGAAAGTTTGATTGCTAAGAAAAAAGCTGCTGATAGAGATGAAAGTTTGATTGCTAAGAAAAAAGCTGCTGATGAAGGTGTAAGTGTGGTTGCTGTGAAAAAAGGTgctgataaaaataaaagttcgaCTTCTGAGGGAAAATGGGAGGTTCAGAAACGAAGGCAACGAAGGATAAAACTATGATTGGCTAGGAAATGGAGGGTAAAGACAGTGATCCTCTGTCAAGTACAGATTTTGGAAATGCAACACAGGCTATTGTTTGAATATTAACTCTTGATTCAGTACCCAATATATACTTTAGGCAATTCATTGCACAATTTGTGAGGAAAATAATTGCAGTATATACTCtattgttgttttcttttgcAAGTACATGTGCAAAAATAGGATGTTTAGGTCAATGTAGTTGGTTCTGAATTTGCAGTTAGATACGTTACAGTGTTCCAGAAAATAAGTGAACTTTGATTGGAAATGAAAGTTGAAACACATAATATGGCCTTTGATTTATTGTTGAACTGGAACAGCAGCATAGATGTGCTTGTCATTTTGGGGTGGAAGATGATGACAACGACGACTCTACTTGACTATCATCGCATTTAACTTTCTTGATTAGTTGAGCTTTGCCATTGTGGTTCACGACCAGCATGTTGCATCGGATCTTCTTTGCGTAGTATTCTATGTGCTTCTTATCGTGGTACCTGTCAAATACCACTAGTGTGGCATGTAAAGTGCTGATCTGTTCGATGACCCGCAGTTGCAGCGGATGCCCCATTTCAGTTCTAATCTCTGGAACCACCTGCAAACACACTCTTAATAATACTAACCATCAAAATATATAGTAGTGAACAGTTAATGTACCCCATATTTTCGACATAGATGGATAAGTCGTTCGAGTTTCTGATACTTGAAATCAAAATTGAGCTCATTTCTCTGTAATAATGGCATAAGATCCTCCAAGTCCATGCCCCATTTGTCAGACCAGGTCTTGGTAGACACTGCATGCAGAGGGATATTAGTGTAAAGATATagtaatatagtagtagtagataTTGATGATTTAAGACTTACAAGGAATATTGAGGTATGGTGATATGCCAAGAATGCTTATCTTGGAAGAAGTATCAAAGGAGAAGTTGTGTAGCACCCATTCAAGAATCTCCATTGAGAAGTCTTTGAGGGCGTCCATCACAATAAGCACTCTTTTGGGAGACTCATCAAACACCACATTTTCTGCGTAATGTGTTCTGCTCATAGGAAAGCAGATAGGCATGATGTTTAGAGAGAGGTGAGTGAGGAAGAggtttgaagcatgattatgaaGATGCTATATAATGAAAGAAAATGGTTTTTGGATTTGTGGGAAATGGGTAAATTAAATGCATGGTGCGTATCGAAGTCATTTGCATAAACTATGTCATTCCAGCACAATGCCAAACGACTAACTTGGTTTTCTAAGTAGAGAAAAAGTGTTACTTCTTCTATTTGTCTATTAGGAAAAAATGCTGCGAAAATACCTAGTGGTAGGTGACTTAGTTAGAAGTAGAATAATTTACTACGTTAAATTCAAATGTGCATTCATCATGCACTAACGTGAATATCAATATTAAAACACCCTTCTTCAATTCATTATCGATAGCTTAAGCACTCAATTAATTATCGATAGTTTAGGCTCGTACTAAGGAGTTGCTTCATTTCAAACTCGTATAATTGAACttcttcaattttcattgaaaattttgattttcgccgttcccgcttccaccgtcgtcattgagcaagcttttagtgtcggcggttgtgtcctagacgacaaaaggagcaatctctccgccataAACATGGAAGgcactatgttacttgatgattgggcaaaggcggacatgagagcacaagagccggattttgACTttcgtgtagagagtgatggtgaagacttTTCCACCGATGACGAGGTCGGAAGCAAGGGCGCTCAACAATATCAATGACGGGGGGCGGTGAATGGCGAGCacggccgaccaaaaaggtaaacaaggtaagagaactacgtgagttttgattcctcaataaaattgtggatacgtagacaactcaacttaaatttgaaaagtttaactttgaaaatttaagttgagctcaagcccttttcaattttttccttcccccccccatttcatgtttttatttatgtttcgacgacacttgtaaattatatcacgttgttgtatatgtattgtaaattgtaatgtatcgttgtccgttacaactcaaattcaataaaattgatatgattttcaccgtattcgtcttatttcaatttaaattatctattgtcttgttccaatttattgtataagtccaaaattccaaattacatataaaaaaaccgccaaaccgaaccggaaccgcgaGGAACTgtccgaaaaccgccggttcagaaCCGAAACCAGAACcaccggttttcgaaccggaaccggaaccggaaccggaaccgtgaaatagcctcacggttcggttccggttccacctTTCTCGaaatcggaaccggaaccgccgatttacgaaccgtgggcatgtctacTTCCAACACAGTTTTCTGCAACCCCTCCCCTATACCTCTCATCTCTCCtcttatttttagaaaaaaaggcAGAAGGTTTCGGGTGGAGTTGAAGCTGTCGTGGAATCGGAGATGGAGCTGGTCGAAAATGAAGTGTTCCAGTAGTACTCGGTGGACCGCCGGTGGGTCGATCGACCCCACGCGACCCCACCTGGGTCCGCCGCTGTGTCTAGGAGTCAATTAAAAATTTTCATCgatagttttgttttttttcgtCTAGGAACCTATCCTTTGCTTAATATATATGTAAAGCATATATTTGACGCATTCTTTGCTTAATATATGTAAAATAAC
Encoded here:
- the LOC121754221 gene encoding nascent polypeptide-associated complex subunit alpha, muscle-specific form-like isoform X5; translation: MTDEKKPAEPPAPIDPKPPAPVDSTPPAPVDPTPPDPIDPTPPAPVDQTPPAPVYITPPAPVDQTPPVPVDSTPPAPVDSTPPAPIDPTPPSPVDQTPPAPVDITPPAPVDQTPPAPVDSTPPAPVDSTPPAPVDSTPPAPVDSTPPAPIDPTPPSPVDQTPPAPVDITPPAPVDQTPPAPVDSTAPAPVDSTAPAPVDSTAPAPVDSTPPAPVDSTPPAPVDSSPPAPVDSTPPAPIDPTPPSPVDQTPPAPVDITPPAPVDSTPPAPVDSTPPAPVDQTPPAPVDITPPAPVDQILPVPVDSTLPAPVDSTPPTPVDSTPTAPVDQTPPAPVDSTPPAPVDQTPPAPVDITSPASVDQTPPAPIDPTPPSPVDQTPTAPVDQTPPAPIDPTLPSPVDQTPPAPVDQTLPSPVDQTPPAPVDKTPPASVDKIPPPEEKVTAQEFRDALYNLPWSSIFAPYPHIEYQGGTNFTVGCEFSSTDSSSSEDDESAHLPLCETGPSTPVLSPPEGAVEESLVYARLCETGLLSPVVSPREGAVAKNIPDHISETGSSSPILSPPEGALEENLPDHKCEAAPSSRVLSPPEGAVAENISDHKCEAVPSSPVLSPPEGAVAEKLSDHKCEAAPSSPVLSPPEGAVAEKLSDHISETGSSPSICSPLEVAVAENLSDHECEAAPSSLVLSPPEGAVAEKLSDHISETGSSPSICSPLEVAVAENLSDHECEAAPSSLVLSPPEGAVAEKLSDHISETGSSYPVLSPPEGAVAENLSDHLSAVGASSPVLSPSLLDVADNLHPLWECVPPPPVLSPLEGKVAENPLDHEAIEAAFRGHPRLLMKQKIAGFDETGDSDFDPDDTVNDWEDDDRLDRPVFSPRYMNTGAGLVNLKNTCFMNSVLQCLVHTVLFFEGIIYQRNSLLCVCPNKTFCLKCSLEELFRSLTSGMTYYRPETLAQNLSHISPTFKVGQQEDAHEYLLKLWNKLMECDKYLDDKDNEHKIFVARLFRGRLVNKVMCSCGKISSKTEDAWDLQLPIENSDTLIGALQTYILTVVPDFRCENCGNEGIVQKIDLDQLPPVVTFHLKRFDRLNNKIKKHVSFPPKLDLKPFTRTKVTFSFPSILKFPYDYELYAILVHEGETPTAGHYYSFIRLNSNEWYRYEDSQVTAVDEEEVFKQMAYILFYAPGGETNFTDAVLALQSSEGFTPFEHAQGDEVGRSKKAGKGATKKAADRDESLIAKKKAADRDESLIAKKKAADEGVSVVAVKKGADKNKSSTSEGKWEVQKRRQRRIKL
- the LOC121754221 gene encoding mucin-5AC-like isoform X1 gives rise to the protein MTDEKKPAEPPAPIDPKPPAPVDSTPPAPVDPTPPDPIDPTPPAPVDQTPPAPVYITPPAPVDQTPPVPVDSTPPAPVDSTPPAPIDPTPPSPVDQTPPAPVDITPPAPVDQTPPAPVDSTPPAPVDSTPPAPVDSTPPAPVDSTPPAPIDPTPPSPVDQTPPAPVDITPPAPVDQTPPAPVDSTAPAPVDSTAPAPVDSTAPAPVDSTPPAPVDSTPPAPVDSSPPAPVDSTPPAPIDPTPPSPVDQTPPAPVDITPPAPVDSTPPAPVDSTPPAPVDQTPPAPVDITPPAPVDQILPVPVDSTLPAPVDSTPPTPVDSTPTAPVDQTPPAPVDSTPPAPVDQTPPAPVDITSPASVDQTPPAPIDPTPPSPVDQTPTAPVDQTPPAPIDPTLPSPVDQTPPAPVDQTLPSPVDQTPPAPVDKTPPASVDKIPPPEEKVTAQEFRDALYNLPWSSIFAPYPHIEYQGGTNFTVGCEFSSTDSSSSEDDESAHLPLCETGPSTPVLSPPEGAVEESLVYARLCETGLLSPVVSPREGAVAKNIPDHISETGSSSPILSPPEGALEENLPDHKCEAAPSSRVLSPPEGAVAENISDHKCEAVPSSPVLSPPEGAVAEKLSDHKCEAAPSSPVLSPPEGAVAEKLSDHISETGSSPSICSPLEVAVAENLSDHECEAAPSSLVLSPPEGAVAEKLSDHISETGSSPSICSPLEVAVAENLSDHECEAAPSSLVLSPPEGAVAEKLSDHISETGSSYPVLSPPEGAVAENLSDHISETGSSSPIVSPPEGAIAENLPDHKCETAPSSPVLSPPEGAIAENLSDHLSAVGASSPVLSPSLLDVADNLHPLWECVPPPPVLSPLEGKVAENPLDHEAIEAAFRGHPRLLMKQKIAGFDETGDSDFDPDDTVNDWEDDDRLDRPVFSPRYMNTGAGLVNLKNTCFMNSVLQCLVHTVLFFEGIIYQRNSLLCVCPNKTFCLKCSLEELFRSLTSGMTYYRPETLAQNLSHISPTFKVGQQEDAHEYLLKLWNKLMECDKYLDDKDNEHKIFVARLFRGRLVNKVMCSCGKISSKTEDAWDLQLPIENSDTLIGALQTYILTVVPDFRCENCGNEGIVQKIDLDQLPPVVTFHLKRFDRLNNKIKKHVSFPPKLDLKPFTRTKVTFSFPSILKFPYDYELYAILVHEGETPTAGHYYSFIRLNSNEWYRYEDSQVTAVDEEEVFKQMAYILFYAPGGETNFTDAVLALQSSEGFTPFEHAQGDEVGRSKKAGKGATKKAADRDESLIAKKKAADRDESLIAKKKAADEGVSVVAVKKGADKNKSSTSEGKWEVQKRRQRRIKL
- the LOC121754221 gene encoding nascent polypeptide-associated complex subunit alpha, muscle-specific form-like isoform X8, which codes for MTDEKKPAEPPAPIDPKPPAPVDSTPPAPVDPTPPDPIDPTPPAPVDQTPPAPVYITPPAPVDQTPPVPVDSTPPAPVDSTPPAPIDPTPPSPVDQTPPAPVDITPPAPVDQTPPAPVDSTPPAPVDSTPPAPVDSTPPAPVDSTPPAPIDPTPPSPVDQTPPAPVDITPPAPVDQTPPAPVDSTAPAPVDSTAPAPVDSTAPAPVDSTPPAPVDSTPPAPVDSSPPAPVDSTPPAPIDPTPPSPVDQTPPAPVDITPPAPVDSTPPAPVDSTPPAPVDQTPPAPVDITPPAPVDQILPVPVDSTLPAPVDSTPPTPVDSTPTAPVDQTPPAPVDSTPPAPVDQTPPAPVDITSPASVDQTPPAPIDPTPPSPVDQTPTAPVDQTPPAPIDPTLPSPVDQTPPAPVDQTLPSPVDQTPPAPVDKTPPASVDKIPPPEEKVTAQEFRDALYNLPWSSIFAPYPHIEYQGGTNFTVGCEFSSTDSSSSEDDESAHLPLCETGPSTPVLSPPEGAVEESLVYARLCETGLLSPVVSPREGAVAKNIPDHISETGSSSPILSPPEGALEENLPDHKCEAAPSSRVLSPPEGAVAENISDHKCEAVPSSPVLSPPEGAVAEKLSDHKCEAAPSSPVLSPPEGAVAEKLSDHISETGSSPSICSPLEVAVAENLSDHISETGSSSPIVSPPEGAIAENLPDHKCETAPSSPVLSPPEGAIAENLSDHLSAVGASSPVLSPSLLDVADNLHPLWECVPPPPVLSPLEGKVAENPLDHEAIEAAFRGHPRLLMKQKIAGFDETGDSDFDPDDTVNDWEDDDRLDRPVFSPRYMNTGAGLVNLKNTCFMNSVLQCLVHTVLFFEGIIYQRNSLLCVCPNKTFCLKCSLEELFRSLTSGMTYYRPETLAQNLSHISPTFKVGQQEDAHEYLLKLWNKLMECDKYLDDKDNEHKIFVARLFRGRLVNKVMCSCGKISSKTEDAWDLQLPIENSDTLIGALQTYILTVVPDFRCENCGNEGIVQKIDLDQLPPVVTFHLKRFDRLNNKIKKHVSFPPKLDLKPFTRTKVTFSFPSILKFPYDYELYAILVHEGETPTAGHYYSFIRLNSNEWYRYEDSQVTAVDEEEVFKQMAYILFYAPGGETNFTDAVLALQSSEGFTPFEHAQGDEVGRSKKAGKGATKKAADRDESLIAKKKAADRDESLIAKKKAADEGVSVVAVKKGADKNKSSTSEGKWEVQKRRQRRIKL